From a single Bradyrhizobium sediminis genomic region:
- a CDS encoding serine hydrolase domain-containing protein: MQLRRILMPCAALVALAFPAAAAPDEELLGKRAGYPIGSRASWFYDESVRVGSFSNLDTLLPHYTLEKAASPLPLPGAASPPKFEYRFENRSHTLDDFLARQRVTGLLLIKDGEVLFERYQYDRKPSQRFVSHSMAKSIVSIAVGMALAEGRIASLDDPVSRYVPKLAGSRYGETSIRNLLRMSSGVAFSEVYDGKDDLTRFSVLRNWHGSIEALREFRVREAEQGARFHYASSETVVLAVLLHAVTGTSLSEYLTARLWQPMGAEADATWVKTPDGIESASGSFNATLRDYGRLGVLLANDGAVGARQVVPKDYLLEATDWRRQPEAFAPGRATPFFGYGYQFWTFPGERRRFALLGVYGQSIFVDPELKLVMVVTAAARNASVEKESFAAERDAVWRGVIRKFGSR, encoded by the coding sequence ATGCAGCTGCGGCGAATCCTGATGCCGTGCGCGGCGCTTGTCGCGCTGGCGTTCCCGGCCGCCGCCGCTCCCGACGAAGAATTGCTGGGCAAGAGGGCCGGCTATCCGATCGGCAGCCGCGCCAGCTGGTTCTACGACGAAAGCGTGCGGGTTGGTTCGTTCAGCAACCTCGACACGCTGTTACCCCACTACACGCTCGAGAAGGCAGCCTCACCGCTGCCGCTTCCCGGCGCCGCCAGCCCGCCGAAGTTCGAGTACCGGTTCGAAAACCGTAGCCATACGCTCGATGATTTTCTCGCACGCCAGCGCGTCACCGGCCTGCTGCTGATCAAGGACGGCGAAGTGCTGTTCGAGCGCTATCAATATGATCGCAAGCCGTCGCAGCGCTTCGTTTCCCACTCGATGGCGAAATCCATCGTCAGCATCGCAGTCGGGATGGCGCTGGCCGAAGGCAGGATCGCTTCGCTGGACGATCCGGTCTCCAGATACGTGCCGAAGCTTGCCGGCAGTCGCTATGGCGAGACGTCGATCCGCAACTTGCTGAGAATGTCGTCAGGCGTCGCATTCAGCGAAGTCTATGACGGCAAGGACGATCTGACGCGGTTCTCGGTGCTTCGAAACTGGCATGGATCGATCGAAGCATTGCGTGAATTCAGGGTTCGCGAGGCGGAGCAGGGCGCCCGCTTTCACTATGCCTCCAGCGAAACCGTCGTCCTGGCGGTGCTGCTGCATGCGGTGACCGGAACGTCGCTCAGCGAATACCTGACCGCACGGCTGTGGCAGCCGATGGGCGCGGAAGCCGATGCGACATGGGTCAAGACGCCGGACGGCATTGAAAGCGCGTCGGGAAGCTTCAATGCAACCCTGCGCGACTACGGACGGCTGGGCGTGCTGCTCGCCAATGACGGCGCGGTCGGCGCGCGGCAGGTCGTGCCGAAAGATTATCTGCTCGAAGCGACCGACTGGCGCCGGCAACCCGAAGCGTTCGCGCCGGGGCGCGCCACGCCGTTTTTCGGCTATGGCTACCAGTTCTGGACCTTTCCGGGCGAGCGGCGGAGGTTCGCCTTGCTGGGCGTCTATGGCCAGTCGATCTTCGTTGACCCCGAACTCAAGCTCGTGATGGTCGTTACAGCCGCGGCAAGGAATGCCAGCGTCGAAAAAGAGTCCTTCGCAGCGGAGCGCGACGCAGTCTGGCGCGGAGTGATCCGTAAATTCGGGAGCCGGTAG
- a CDS encoding DUF6719 family protein codes for MKTAPIRRLSMLLLAAFALCALAPSAMAEQVSRERDIVNLRLGQRVLVDDGSCPAGQIKEVSGAQLTTTGVIPARKCIPRLGSKKR; via the coding sequence ATGAAGACTGCACCGATCAGGCGATTGTCGATGCTGCTGCTTGCAGCTTTCGCGCTGTGCGCGCTCGCGCCATCGGCGATGGCCGAACAGGTGTCGCGCGAGCGGGACATCGTCAATCTGCGATTAGGCCAGCGCGTCCTGGTCGATGACGGCTCCTGCCCCGCCGGCCAGATCAAGGAAGTATCCGGCGCCCAGTTGACCACGACGGGTGTCATCCCCGCGCGAAAATGCATTCCACGCCTGGGATCCAAGAAACGCTAG
- a CDS encoding ArgE/DapE family deacylase has protein sequence MNALNTKKKILDAVDAGFDAQLATTRDFVAIPSTRGAEGPCQDMIADLLRQRGYEVDDWHIDVEELKDLRGFGPIEHDFSRARTVVGTYRPSNNAGKSLILQGHCDVVPTGPLEMWETPPFSPVVKDGRMYGRGACDMKSGTIGALYALDAIKAAGLKPTGRIHFQSVIEEESTGVGALSTLQRGYRADACFIPEPTGGKLVRSQVGVIWFRLKVRGFPVHVFEAGSGSNAIMAAYHLIHALGKLEAEWNERAKADHHFKAVTHPINFNPGIIKGGDWASSVPAWCDVDCRIAILPGWSVSDCQNELLACVSAAARDHRFLSNNPPEVEWSGFLSEGYELKDSAAPEAAFGKAFNAVYGGGVEDLVFTALTDTRFYGLNYNIPSLCFGASGAAMHGFNEYVDLDSLRKSTKATALFIAEWCGVEAI, from the coding sequence ATGAACGCTCTCAATACCAAGAAGAAAATCCTCGACGCCGTCGATGCCGGATTCGATGCGCAACTTGCCACCACCCGCGACTTCGTCGCTATACCCTCGACCCGCGGCGCGGAGGGGCCTTGCCAGGACATGATCGCCGATCTGCTGCGCCAGCGAGGCTACGAGGTCGACGACTGGCATATCGATGTCGAGGAGCTGAAGGATCTGCGCGGCTTCGGGCCGATCGAGCATGATTTCTCCAGGGCGCGCACCGTGGTCGGCACTTACCGGCCGTCCAACAATGCCGGCAAGTCGCTGATCCTGCAGGGACACTGCGACGTGGTGCCGACCGGACCGCTGGAGATGTGGGAGACGCCGCCGTTCTCTCCGGTCGTGAAGGACGGCAGGATGTATGGCCGCGGCGCCTGCGACATGAAATCCGGCACCATTGGCGCGCTCTATGCGCTCGATGCGATCAAGGCCGCCGGCCTGAAGCCGACGGGGCGGATTCACTTTCAAAGCGTGATCGAGGAGGAGTCGACCGGCGTCGGTGCGCTCTCGACCCTGCAGCGCGGCTACCGCGCCGACGCCTGCTTCATTCCCGAGCCGACCGGCGGCAAGCTGGTGCGCTCGCAGGTCGGCGTGATCTGGTTCCGGCTGAAAGTGCGCGGCTTTCCGGTGCACGTGTTCGAGGCCGGCTCAGGCTCCAACGCGATCATGGCGGCCTATCACCTCATCCATGCGCTGGGAAAGCTCGAGGCCGAATGGAACGAGCGCGCCAAGGCCGACCATCATTTCAAGGCGGTGACGCATCCGATCAATTTCAATCCCGGCATCATCAAGGGCGGCGACTGGGCTTCCAGCGTGCCGGCGTGGTGCGACGTCGATTGCCGGATCGCGATCCTGCCGGGCTGGTCGGTTTCCGATTGCCAGAACGAGCTTCTCGCCTGCGTCTCGGCGGCGGCGCGCGATCATCGCTTCCTCTCCAACAATCCGCCCGAAGTGGAATGGTCCGGCTTCCTGTCGGAAGGCTATGAATTGAAGGATTCCGCGGCGCCCGAGGCGGCCTTCGGCAAGGCCTTCAACGCGGTCTATGGCGGCGGCGTGGAAGACCTCGTCTTCACCGCGCTGACCGACACGCGGTTCTACGGGCTGAACTACAACATCCCGAGCCTGTGCTTCGGCGCCAGCGGTGCGGCGATGCACGGCTTCAACGAATATGTCGATCTCGACTCGCTGCGGAAGTCGACCAAGGCGACCGCGCTGTTCATCGCGGAGTGGTGCGGGGTGGAGGCGATTTAG
- a CDS encoding PIG-L family deacetylase, with the protein MPDIGCLPVAARELEMVILRLIVNACLAGAMLAGAPALAAEAARPNKVSFYFAAHEDDWQLFMNPSAFHDVIDGAAKTIFIHVTAGDAGLGIGSGDRKHPYYLARENGAEQAVRFMADANHVPVSRAASSMSFNGHLIFRVSYRNTESYFLRVPDGNPAGSGYSRTGFQSLKRLADGVNDTLAAVDGTAAYHGWSDLVETLRAIIDYESEQAGLVQINIPELDPRINPEDHSDHLMTAKAAIDAARHLPCVRRVSYVDYASSRLPENLDLQQRDMESSVFAVTLAGVQALGHGTSWHHYDKSYVGRNYFRVQEPTGSCAAPATEIATRGAAQN; encoded by the coding sequence ATGCCAGATATCGGATGTTTACCCGTCGCAGCGAGGGAACTGGAAATGGTGATCTTGCGATTGATCGTAAATGCGTGCCTTGCCGGAGCGATGCTCGCAGGTGCGCCGGCGCTCGCGGCGGAGGCTGCGCGGCCGAACAAGGTCTCGTTCTATTTCGCAGCGCACGAGGACGACTGGCAGCTGTTCATGAACCCGTCCGCCTTCCATGACGTGATCGATGGCGCTGCCAAGACCATCTTCATCCACGTCACCGCCGGCGACGCCGGCCTCGGCATCGGCTCGGGCGACCGCAAACATCCATACTATCTCGCGCGGGAAAACGGCGCCGAGCAGGCGGTACGCTTCATGGCCGACGCCAATCATGTACCGGTCAGCCGCGCGGCGTCGAGCATGTCATTCAATGGGCATCTGATCTTCCGCGTCAGCTACCGCAACACCGAGAGCTATTTCCTGCGCGTCCCAGACGGCAACCCGGCCGGCTCGGGCTATTCTCGCACTGGCTTCCAGTCGCTCAAGCGCCTCGCTGATGGTGTCAACGACACGCTGGCGGCGGTCGATGGCACTGCCGCCTATCACGGCTGGAGCGATCTGGTAGAAACGCTGCGCGCGATCATCGATTATGAGAGCGAGCAGGCAGGGCTGGTGCAGATTAATATTCCCGAGCTCGATCCGCGCATCAATCCGGAAGACCATTCCGATCATCTGATGACCGCGAAAGCGGCCATCGACGCCGCGCGCCATTTGCCCTGCGTCCGCCGGGTGTCCTATGTGGACTATGCCAGTTCACGACTGCCGGAGAATCTCGACCTGCAGCAGCGCGACATGGAAAGCTCGGTATTCGCGGTGACGCTTGCCGGCGTACAGGCGCTGGGTCACGGCACCTCCTGGCATCACTACGACAAGTCCTACGTTGGCCGGAACTATTTCCGCGTGCAGGAACCGACGGGCAGCTGCGCTGCACCAGCGACCGAGATCGCGACGCGCGGTGCCGCACAGAATTAG
- a CDS encoding acyltransferase family protein — protein sequence MRHFEAPVAASETHRVASVDALRGFNIFWILGADGMIWSFEEMSHSMGPVLGAIGHFLDTQMTHVAWEGFRFYDFIFPLFIFVTGVAIVLSLPRLVEREGKVRAHVRVLRRALLLYGLGLIYYGGISLHWDDIRFVGVLQRIAVCYLFASLVFLNFHLQGIVVALVTLLVGYWALMTFVPVPGIGAGSFVPDANLATWIDAHYLPGRMWEVGRDPEGLLSTLPAIGTCLLGVLAGLLLVDERLQPQQKSLTLIGAGIPLVAAGYLWGLQFPIIKVIWTSSFVLVAGGYSLMLLGASHQIIDVWGFKRWAVPFVWLGANAITLYFINNVLGLDDVLGFERFAMRFVGGDFAALLDRVAIPGAGHFVVCTLGLVFAIALAGFFYRRKIFLRL from the coding sequence ATGCGCCATTTCGAAGCGCCAGTCGCTGCGTCGGAAACACATCGCGTTGCCTCGGTGGACGCCCTGCGCGGTTTCAATATCTTCTGGATACTCGGTGCCGACGGCATGATCTGGTCGTTCGAGGAGATGTCGCACAGCATGGGGCCAGTGCTGGGCGCGATCGGACACTTTCTCGATACCCAGATGACCCACGTCGCATGGGAAGGCTTCCGCTTCTACGATTTTATTTTCCCGCTGTTCATATTCGTCACAGGTGTGGCGATCGTGCTGTCGTTGCCGCGGCTGGTCGAGCGAGAGGGCAAGGTACGGGCGCACGTCCGGGTGCTCCGCCGCGCGTTGCTTTTGTACGGTCTGGGATTGATCTACTATGGTGGCATCAGTCTGCATTGGGACGATATCCGCTTTGTCGGCGTGCTGCAGCGTATCGCAGTCTGCTATCTATTCGCGTCGCTCGTGTTCCTGAATTTCCATTTGCAAGGCATCGTCGTGGCGCTGGTCACGCTGCTGGTCGGCTATTGGGCGTTGATGACGTTCGTGCCGGTGCCCGGCATCGGCGCTGGCTCGTTCGTACCGGACGCCAATTTAGCCACCTGGATCGACGCACATTATCTGCCTGGACGGATGTGGGAGGTCGGGCGCGATCCGGAAGGGCTGTTGAGTACGCTGCCGGCAATCGGCACATGCTTGCTCGGCGTGCTTGCGGGCCTGCTGCTGGTCGATGAGCGGCTGCAGCCGCAACAAAAATCGCTGACACTGATCGGCGCCGGCATCCCGCTGGTCGCCGCCGGATATCTTTGGGGATTGCAGTTCCCGATCATCAAGGTGATCTGGACCTCGTCGTTCGTGCTTGTCGCCGGCGGATACAGCCTGATGCTGCTGGGCGCGTCCCATCAGATCATCGATGTGTGGGGCTTCAAGCGCTGGGCGGTGCCATTCGTTTGGCTCGGCGCGAATGCCATCACGCTCTACTTCATCAACAATGTGTTGGGCCTCGACGATGTGTTGGGTTTCGAGCGGTTTGCGATGCGTTTCGTCGGTGGAGATTTTGCTGCCTTACTCGATCGCGTGGCGATACCGGGTGCTGGGCATTTCGTTGTGTGTACGCTGGGTCTGGTATTCGCCATCGCGCTCGCTGGCTTTTTCTATCGTCGCAAGATTTTCCTGCGCCTCTGA
- a CDS encoding mannosyltransferase family protein, with amino-acid sequence MEMQSPNSKTHSWLPYFCAILIFLCSRTVVALGLVFSQKYLPISPEVWSAGPFWYHQLLQWDSEWYFKIVTQGYQYNGDPTIQQNVVFYPLYPMLARGLAAISGLTPADALLLVSNVAGLLAIVVLFKLVREEFGDQLALAAAALLSFFPASVFLSAGYTEPLELLLIVSFFLALKRESYLSAALFAGLAVADRSTGIILLPVLVREMWLNRDHKPLFPALIPCVLLATSGISMFMIYLWYAFGDPLVFWKGQTAFHLGTPQATRLVAALKFEPFTQAILNDWNPWGQASWFTLLFIVLIVVGWYRLRFSWTLFAIGTLLLPYLTLSGGPAGFTSMGRFNLVSFPLFVVCADLGMRAKWLFVGAIGLLGALLFMNAALFARRIWIG; translated from the coding sequence ATGGAGATGCAGAGTCCGAACAGCAAAACTCATTCTTGGCTACCCTATTTTTGCGCGATCCTGATATTTTTATGTTCGCGGACGGTGGTCGCGCTCGGACTGGTGTTCTCGCAAAAATATCTGCCCATCTCGCCCGAAGTCTGGTCTGCGGGACCATTCTGGTACCACCAATTGCTGCAATGGGATTCAGAATGGTATTTCAAGATCGTAACACAAGGATATCAGTATAACGGCGATCCGACCATTCAACAGAATGTCGTGTTTTATCCGTTGTATCCAATGCTCGCACGGGGCCTCGCAGCGATTAGCGGCCTCACGCCTGCGGATGCATTGCTGCTGGTATCGAACGTCGCTGGATTGCTGGCTATCGTCGTTCTTTTCAAGCTGGTTCGCGAGGAATTTGGCGATCAACTCGCTCTCGCCGCCGCTGCATTGCTCAGTTTCTTTCCGGCCTCGGTCTTCCTGTCAGCCGGGTATACCGAACCATTGGAACTGCTCCTGATCGTTTCGTTTTTTCTCGCTCTGAAGCGAGAAAGCTATTTGTCGGCAGCACTGTTTGCAGGTCTGGCAGTTGCGGACCGATCTACGGGCATCATCCTGTTGCCCGTGCTTGTCCGGGAGATGTGGCTCAATCGAGATCACAAGCCGTTATTCCCTGCCCTGATACCGTGCGTTCTTCTCGCCACATCGGGTATCTCGATGTTCATGATCTACCTTTGGTACGCTTTCGGAGACCCGCTTGTATTCTGGAAAGGGCAAACGGCTTTCCATCTGGGAACGCCACAGGCAACAAGACTGGTTGCAGCACTCAAATTTGAACCCTTCACCCAGGCAATCCTCAACGATTGGAATCCCTGGGGGCAAGCCAGCTGGTTCACCTTGCTGTTCATCGTGCTGATTGTTGTCGGCTGGTATCGCCTGCGCTTCTCATGGACCCTGTTCGCAATAGGTACGTTGTTGTTGCCTTATCTCACGCTCAGCGGTGGACCAGCGGGATTCACGTCGATGGGCAGATTCAATCTCGTTTCGTTTCCTCTGTTTGTCGTGTGTGCCGATTTGGGAATGCGAGCGAAGTGGCTTTTTGTTGGGGCGATTGGACTTCTCGGCGCGCTCCTATTCATGAACGCGGCACTGTTTGCCCGGAGAATTTGGATTGGATGA
- a CDS encoding cobalamin-binding protein has translation MRQFPPRRIVCLTEETVETLYLLGEEDRIVGVSGYAVRPPRVRREKPRVSAFISADIPKILALEPDLVLAFSDLQADIVADLVRSGVAIHVFNQRDVAGILAMIRTLGALVGAAGRADRLATGFEARLATIASTPRPSARPKVYFEEWDEPLISGIGWVSELIEIAGGEDALPHLRFQQAAKHRIISSDVVRAAAPDVILASWCGKKVVPDRIRQRPGWSEIPAVRNDRIVEIKSPLILQPGPAALTDGLDAIVKALWPALPGS, from the coding sequence ATGCGCCAGTTCCCTCCCCGCCGGATCGTCTGTCTCACCGAAGAGACCGTGGAGACGCTGTATCTGCTCGGCGAAGAGGACCGCATCGTCGGCGTTTCCGGCTATGCGGTACGGCCGCCGCGGGTGCGGCGCGAGAAACCGCGGGTGTCGGCCTTCATCTCGGCGGACATTCCGAAAATCCTCGCGCTGGAGCCGGACCTCGTGCTGGCGTTTTCGGACTTGCAGGCGGATATCGTCGCCGACCTGGTCCGATCCGGCGTCGCCATCCATGTCTTCAACCAGCGCGACGTCGCCGGGATTCTGGCGATGATCCGCACCCTCGGCGCGCTGGTCGGTGCAGCCGGGCGCGCCGATCGGCTCGCAACCGGCTTTGAAGCGCGCCTCGCAACGATCGCATCCACGCCGCGGCCATCGGCACGGCCAAAGGTCTATTTCGAGGAATGGGACGAGCCCCTGATCAGCGGCATCGGCTGGGTTTCCGAACTGATCGAGATCGCCGGCGGCGAGGACGCGCTGCCTCACTTGAGATTTCAACAGGCCGCGAAACACCGCATCATTTCGTCCGACGTTGTGCGCGCCGCAGCACCCGATGTGATCCTCGCTTCCTGGTGCGGCAAGAAGGTGGTTCCCGACAGAATCAGACAACGGCCGGGCTGGAGCGAGATTCCGGCCGTCCGCAACGACCGCATCGTCGAGATCAAGTCGCCGCTGATCCTGCAGCCCGGCCCCGCGGCGTTGACCGACGGGCTGGATGCGATCGTGAAGGCGTTGTGGCCCGCATTGCCAGGCTCCTGA
- a CDS encoding PaaI family thioesterase, whose amino-acid sequence MTPLEKLNSMKMPFAELKGVKFTEADKDRVVARMLVRPDLCTLHHTIHGGAVMAFADSVGAAATVINLPPDAKGTTTIESKTNFIGGAREGTTVIATATPVHRGRRTQVWQTRLETEDGKLVAVVTQTQMVL is encoded by the coding sequence ATGACGCCGCTGGAAAAACTCAATTCGATGAAGATGCCGTTTGCCGAATTGAAGGGCGTGAAATTCACCGAAGCCGACAAGGACCGTGTGGTGGCGCGGATGCTGGTGCGGCCCGATCTCTGCACGTTGCATCATACGATTCACGGCGGCGCGGTGATGGCGTTCGCGGATTCGGTCGGCGCTGCCGCGACCGTGATCAATCTGCCTCCGGATGCCAAGGGCACCACCACGATCGAGAGCAAGACCAATTTCATCGGCGGCGCCAGGGAAGGGACGACGGTGATTGCGACCGCCACGCCGGTGCATCGCGGCCGCCGCACCCAGGTCTGGCAGACCCGGCTGGAGACCGAGGACGGCAAGCTCGTGGCGGTCGTGACCCAGACCCAAATGGTGCTCTGA
- a CDS encoding GNAT family N-acetyltransferase codes for MRHEAITGSTRASGTVRILRQQEELPLLRDHLLRLDPESRHDRFHGFMDDSFIERYAKKCADDGTVIIAYIEDGVVRGAAELHPPDQSPDSLPEIAFSVEARVRRQGVGSILFRKLIAEARAKGYQSLRITTGAQNQAMRALAHKFGAHLTFRHGESTGSIDLKQRPQPGPARAAIATPAEAARAMININRAYWQMWLRMYGWGRTA; via the coding sequence ATGCGACACGAAGCTATTACCGGTTCGACCCGTGCCAGCGGCACCGTTCGGATCCTGCGCCAGCAGGAGGAATTGCCGCTGCTGCGCGATCACCTGCTGAGGCTCGACCCGGAGAGCCGGCACGACCGCTTCCATGGCTTCATGGATGACAGCTTCATCGAACGCTATGCCAAAAAATGCGCCGACGACGGCACCGTCATCATCGCCTATATCGAGGACGGCGTGGTGCGGGGCGCGGCGGAACTGCATCCGCCGGATCAATCCCCGGATTCACTGCCCGAGATCGCCTTCAGCGTGGAAGCGCGGGTGCGGCGGCAGGGCGTCGGCAGCATCCTGTTCAGGAAGCTGATCGCGGAAGCGCGCGCGAAGGGCTACCAGTCCTTGCGGATCACCACCGGCGCGCAGAACCAGGCGATGCGGGCGCTCGCCCACAAGTTCGGCGCGCATCTGACGTTCCGCCACGGCGAATCCACCGGCAGCATCGATCTGAAGCAGCGGCCGCAGCCCGGGCCGGCAAGGGCGGCGATTGCGACCCCGGCCGAAGCGGCGCGCGCGATGATCAACATCAACCGCGCCTACTGGCAGATGTGGCTGCGAATGTACGGCTGGGGCCGGACGGCCTGA
- a CDS encoding putative quinol monooxygenase has translation MIVVTGSVTARADSLDEVRKLSLEHVRRSRLEPGCISHAVHVDCENPLRLVFFEQWADRAALLAHFAVPASRDFVRALQPLAAAATTIELYDATRLEKL, from the coding sequence ATGATCGTCGTCACTGGCAGCGTCACGGCCCGGGCGGATTCCCTGGACGAGGTCCGCAAGCTGAGCCTCGAGCACGTCCGCCGTTCGCGGCTGGAGCCCGGCTGCATCTCCCACGCCGTGCATGTCGATTGCGAGAACCCGTTGCGGCTGGTGTTTTTCGAGCAATGGGCCGATCGGGCGGCGCTATTGGCGCATTTCGCGGTGCCGGCCTCGCGCGATTTCGTCCGCGCCCTGCAGCCGCTGGCGGCAGCCGCCACCACCATCGAGCTCTACGACGCGACCAGGCTGGAGAAGTTGTAG
- a CDS encoding DUF2161 domain-containing phosphodiesterase, translated as METALYLPVKRFLENLGFTVKGEVGGCDLVALSGDEPPIVVIGELKLSFNLELVLQAVDRAGAADEVWLAARMSARGKGRESDARYRNLCRRLGFGMLAVTNTGDVEVLVKPPTTAPRRNPKKRSRLVAEHRRRKGDPALGGSTRAPIMTAYRQQALACASALSHGPRRVRDLKPEIPDAPKILLNNVYGWFDRAERGIYVLTDAGRAALKRWPQQPVDFAGAGDAVP; from the coding sequence TTGGAAACCGCGCTGTATCTGCCCGTGAAACGCTTCCTCGAGAACCTCGGCTTCACGGTCAAGGGCGAAGTCGGCGGCTGCGACCTGGTGGCCTTGAGCGGCGACGAGCCTCCGATCGTGGTGATCGGTGAACTAAAGCTTTCCTTCAATCTCGAGCTGGTCCTGCAAGCTGTCGACCGCGCCGGCGCCGCCGATGAGGTCTGGCTGGCCGCCAGGATGTCGGCGCGCGGCAAGGGCCGCGAGAGCGATGCGCGCTATCGCAATCTGTGCCGCCGGCTCGGCTTCGGCATGCTCGCGGTCACCAACACCGGTGACGTCGAGGTGCTGGTCAAGCCACCGACCACCGCTCCGCGCCGCAATCCCAAAAAGCGCTCGCGCCTCGTCGCCGAGCACCGGCGCCGCAAGGGCGATCCGGCGCTGGGCGGCAGCACGCGCGCGCCGATCATGACCGCCTATCGCCAGCAAGCGCTGGCCTGCGCCTCGGCGCTGTCGCACGGCCCGCGGCGGGTACGCGATCTCAAGCCCGAGATACCGGACGCGCCGAAGATTCTGCTCAATAACGTCTACGGCTGGTTCGACCGCGCCGAGCGCGGCATCTATGTCCTGACCGATGCCGGCCGCGCGGCGCTGAAGCGGTGGCCGCAGCAGCCGGTGGATTTTGCCGGCGCCGGCGATGCAGTCCCATGA
- the fabG gene encoding 3-oxoacyl-ACP reductase FabG, with protein sequence MDGKVIVVTGASGALGEVVVETALKRGAKVAGLDHATTQLPPTASRIELGGVDLSDAAAAKQAIDAAASHFGKLDALINIAGGFAFEAVAEGDPKTWQRMYALNVLTALNASRSAIPYLAASASARIVNVGAMGALQAGAGMGAYAASKAGVHRLTEALAAEWKGKITVNAVLPSIIDTSANRASMPKADFAKWVTPQELADVILFLTSDAASAVTGALLPVSGRV encoded by the coding sequence ATGGACGGAAAAGTCATTGTCGTCACCGGAGCCTCGGGCGCACTCGGCGAGGTGGTCGTGGAAACAGCCCTCAAGCGCGGCGCGAAGGTGGCGGGCCTCGATCACGCGACGACGCAGCTGCCGCCAACGGCGAGCCGGATCGAACTCGGCGGCGTCGATCTCTCCGATGCGGCGGCAGCCAAACAGGCCATCGACGCCGCTGCGTCGCATTTCGGCAAGCTCGACGCGCTGATCAATATCGCCGGCGGGTTTGCGTTCGAGGCGGTCGCCGAGGGCGATCCGAAAACCTGGCAGCGCATGTACGCGCTCAATGTGCTGACCGCGCTGAACGCATCGCGCTCGGCGATCCCCTATCTCGCCGCTTCGGCCTCGGCGCGGATCGTCAATGTCGGCGCGATGGGCGCGCTGCAGGCCGGCGCCGGCATGGGCGCCTACGCCGCCTCCAAGGCGGGCGTGCATCGCCTCACCGAGGCGCTCGCCGCCGAGTGGAAAGGCAAGATCACCGTCAACGCCGTACTGCCGTCGATCATCGACACGTCAGCCAATCGCGCCAGCATGCCGAAGGCGGATTTCGCTAAATGGGTGACGCCGCAGGAACTGGCAGATGTGATCCTGTTTCTCACAAGCGACGCCGCCAGCGCCGTCACCGGCGCGCTGCTCCCGGTCAGCGGGCGGGTCTGA
- a CDS encoding tyrosine-protein phosphatase, which produces MSDSPARHLNLEGASNFRDLGGYPGRGGRAVRWRQIFRSNHLGHLTEADIEVLRGLGVRSAFDFRGTEERVAALCGVAGIAVHSLPVEPTVVAALRAKRDSGTTLSTADALEVMRDSYRNYVRQSTPSFRALFGHLLEDRAPLVIHCTAGKDRTGFACALILHALGVSDDLISEDYLLTNRFYRRDPSASNDLPEEVKQVLASVQASFLAAAFETINADYGNLESYFSEGLRIGASERTELQARYLES; this is translated from the coding sequence ATGTCAGATTCCCCGGCCCGCCATCTCAATCTCGAAGGCGCCAGCAATTTCCGCGATCTCGGCGGCTACCCCGGCAGAGGCGGCCGCGCCGTCCGCTGGCGGCAGATCTTCCGCTCCAACCATCTCGGCCACCTCACGGAGGCCGATATCGAGGTGCTGCGCGGCCTCGGCGTCAGGAGCGCATTCGATTTTCGCGGCACCGAGGAACGGGTTGCCGCCCTGTGCGGCGTCGCCGGGATCGCGGTGCATTCGCTGCCGGTCGAGCCGACCGTGGTTGCGGCGCTGCGAGCAAAGCGTGACAGCGGCACGACGCTGTCAACGGCCGATGCGCTGGAGGTGATGCGCGATTCCTACCGCAATTATGTCCGTCAGAGCACGCCGAGCTTTCGCGCGCTGTTCGGCCATTTGCTCGAGGACCGCGCCCCGCTGGTGATCCACTGCACCGCCGGCAAGGATCGCACCGGTTTCGCCTGCGCGCTCATCCTGCACGCGCTGGGCGTGTCGGACGATCTGATATCAGAGGATTATCTGCTGACCAACCGGTTCTACCGTCGCGACCCCTCCGCCAGCAACGACCTGCCCGAGGAAGTCAAGCAGGTGCTGGCGTCGGTGCAGGCCTCCTTCCTCGCCGCCGCCTTCGAGACCATCAACGCCGACTACGGCAATCTCGAAAGCTATTTCAGCGAAGGCTTGCGCATCGGCGCCAGTGAACGCACCGAACTGCAGGCACGCTACCTGGAATCCTGA